Proteins co-encoded in one Candida albicans SC5314 chromosome 3, complete sequence genomic window:
- the CYP5 gene encoding peptidylprolyl isomerase family protein (Putative peptidyl-prolyl cis-trans isomerase; macrophage-downregulated protein level; protein level decrease in stationary phase cultures; predicted endoplasmic reticulum (ER) localization): protein MKSLTSIALIASIIVAFYTQLVLGGSSNLPKNPPVTNKVYFDVEEDGKSIGRITIGLFGTVVPKTVENFRVLCTGELGPSYENTVFHRVIKDFMIQSGDFEYGQGYGGYSPTHNNGKFDDENFELKHDRKYRLSMANAGKNTNGSQFFITTALTKWLDGAHVVFGEVLDGKDVVDYIENVKTGRGDRPVKEIKIVASGELKD from the coding sequence ATGAAGTCGTTGACATCAATCGCATTGATTGCTTCAATCATAGTAGCATTCTATACTCAACTTGTTTTGGGTGGTTCCTCGAACTTACCAAAGAACCCACCTGTGACAAACAAGGTATATTTCGACGTCGAGGAGGATGGCAAATCGATTGGCCGTATCACCATTGGTCTCTTTGGCACGGTTGTTCCAAAAACTGTTGAGAACTTCAGAGTCTTGTGTACCGGCGAGCTTGGACCTAGCTACGAAAATACCGTTTTCCACAGAGTGATCAAGGATTTCATGATTCAATCCGGAGATTTTGAATATGGCCAAGGGTATGGTGGTTATTCTCCTACCCACAACAATGGGAAGTTCGACGACGAAAActttgaattgaaacatGACAGAAAGTACCGTTTGAGCATGGCCAATGCTGGAAAGAACACCAACGGGAGTCAGTTTTTCATCACCACTGCCTTAACAAAGTGGTTGGACGGGGCACATGTTGTGTTTGGCGAGGTCTTAGATGGCAAggatgttgttgattacATTGAAAATGTCAAAACTGGTAGAGGTGACCGTCCAgtcaaagaaatcaaaattgttGCTTCTGGGGAGTTGAAGGATAG
- a CDS encoding uncharacterized protein (Protein of unknown function' Hap43-induced gene; repressed by prostaglandins), producing NNTAKAISSSIKQKRLEKADKFQVPLPKVKGISEEEMFKVIKTGKSKSKSWKRMITKHTFVGEGFTRRPVKMERIIRPAALRQKKANVTHPELGVTVFLPILGVKKNPQSPMYTQLGVLTKGTIIEVNVSELGLVTAGGKVVWGKYAQITNEPDRDGCVNAVLLV from the coding sequence AACAATACGGCCAAGGCAATCTCAAGTTCgattaaacaaaaacgtTTAGAAAAAGCCGATAAATTCCAAGTTCCATTGCCTAAAGTTAAAGGTATTTCTGAAGAGGAAATGTTCAAAGTGATCAAAACCGGGAAGTCGAAATCAAAGTCATGGAAGAGAATGATCACCAAACATACTTTTGTTGGTGAAGGGTTCACTCGTAGACCAGTGAAAATGGAGAGAATCATCCGTCCTGCTGCATTAAGACAGAAGAAAGCCAATGTTACTCATCCTGAACTTGGGGTAACGGTATTTCTACCTATATTGGGGGTGAAAAAGAACCCGCAATCTCCAATGTATACACAGTTGGGTGTTTTAACAAAAGGTACGATTATAGAGGTCAACGTGTCGGAATTGGGGTTGGTAACTGCAGGGGGTAAAGTTGTTTGGGGTAAATACGCTCAAATCACCAATGAACCAGATAGAGACGGGTGCGTAAATGCTGTGTTATTAGTATAA
- a CDS encoding uncharacterized protein (Ortholog(s) have Golgi apparatus, fungal-type vacuole membrane localization), with translation MSTTDNIKLTILRYIRAFFIPDSTLHSRQKWILGLINLAAVVIFWVSSSFLVNAVVEDDTYRKPFFITYINTSCFCFYLIPYLRLEKLSVREFIDKFTQEYRYSKVSHKSEQDLIQDYGSRDNLAVLEEQTLRVIDSNELAEGGDEDQDINIYETAKLSLQFIVLWFSANLVTNASLSYTSVASQTILSSTSSFFTLIIGYLVSIEKINQNKILGILLSFAGVLIVTKADATEDNPNTDNSALLILWGNILALLGALIYGIYTILLKFKITIPHSKREKNLNTHLFFGFVGIFCLVFLWPMLVMLNYFRVEKFELPPTSSVATIIAANAVITFVSDFCWCNAVLLTSPLTVTVGLSMTIPLAMVGDWVFKQFKLNLLYVFGATIVTTGFLIINKDEEEDFVESD, from the coding sequence ATGTCAACAACCGACAACATAAAACTCACAATTCTAAGGTATATACGTGCATTTTTTATTCCAGATAGCACGCTACATTCCCGACAAAAATGGATACTAGGTTTGATTAATCTTGCCGCAGTGGTTATATTTTGGGTGCTGTCCAGTTTCTTGGTCAATGCAGTTGTTGAGGATGACACTTATAGAAAACCATTTTTCATCACTTATATTAACACGAGCTGTTTCTGTTTTTACTTGATACCCTATTTGCgacttgaaaaattatctgTACGGGAATTTATCGATAAGTTCACTCAAGAATACCGCTATAGTAAAGTAAGTCATAAACTGGAGCAAGATTTAATTCAAGATTACGGATCTAGAGATAACTTAGCAGTATTGGAGGAGCAAACATTACGTGTTATTGATTCCAACGAGTTAGCAGAAGGCGGAGACGAAGACCAAGATATCAATATTTACGAAACAGCCAAGTTATCTTTACAGTTTATCGTATTATGGTTTTCGGCCAACTTGGTTACTAATGCTTCCTTGTCGTATACTTCGGTGGCATCACAAACTATATTGTCGTCAACATCGTCTTTCTTTACTTTAATCATTGGATACTTggtatcaattgaaaagattAACCAAAATAAGATATTGGGTATATTATTGAGTTTTGCTGGTGTTTTGATTGTTACAAAAGCAGATGCAACAGAGGATAACCCCAATACTGATAATTCAGCTCTACTTATACTATGGGGCAATATACTTGCATTGTTGGGTGCATTAATTTATGGAATCTACACGATCTTGCTAAAATTCAAGATTACCATACCTCACTccaaaagagaaaagaatttaaacacacatttgttttttggatttgttgGAATCTTTTGTTTAGTATTCTTATGGCCCATGTTGGTGatgttgaattattttaGAGTTGAGAAATTTGAACTACCACCAACATCAAGTGTGGCGACGATTATAGCTGCGAATGCAGTCATCACTTTTGTGAGTGATTTCTGTTGGTGTAATGCTGTATTATTGACAAGCCCCTTGACAGTCACAGTAGGATTGTCGATGACAATTCCTTTGGCTATGGTGGGTGATTGGGTatttaaacaattcaaattgaatctATTGTATGTATTTGGAGCCACAATTGTCACTACTGGCTTTCTAATCATAAATAAAGACGAGGAAGaagattttgttgaaagtgATTGA
- a CDS encoding mediator complex subunit (Ortholog(s) have RNA polymerase II transcription coactivator activity involved in preinitiation complex assembly activity): MESLDEIQWKSPEFIQERGLNTNNVLEYFSLSPFYDRTSNNQVLMMQFQYQQIQIPPGVSFHQYFQSRLSEMTGIEFVIAYTKEPDFWIIRKQKRQDPQNTVTLQDYYIIGANVYQAPRIYDVLSSRLLASVLSIKNSTDLLNDMTSYHISDGGHSYINSIHGSSSKPSQSSAVSKPSSTNTGTNATTTPITLTTPSGATVPSTVSNGISTSTEIASGVFDTLLNDVVMNDDHLYIDEIPLYGEGSTLERLGLKGNKDAGLSL, from the coding sequence ATGGAATCATTAGACGAAATACAGTGGAAATCTCCAGAGTTCATACAAGAGAGAGGGCTTAATACCAATAATGTGTTGGAGTACTTTTCTTTATCGCCATTCTACGACCGAACATCGAACAACCAAGTGTTGATGATGCAATTTCAGTACCAGCAGATACAAATACCACCTGGTGTATCATTCCACCAATACTTTCAGTCGCGGTTGAGTGAGATGACCGGAATAGAGTTTGTTATTGCGTATACTAAAGAGCCTGATTTTTGGATAAtcagaaaacaaaaacgaCAGGACCCCCAGAACACTGTGACACTACAAGATTACTACATAATAGGAGCAAATGTTTACCAGGCACCGAGGATCTACGATGTGTTGTCATCGAGACTCCTTGCAAGCGTTTTGTCGATAAAGAACTCCACTGACCTATTAAATGACATGACAAGCTATCATATCTCAGACGGGGGTCATTCCTATATCAACTCCATACACGGCAGCTCCTCGAAACCATCACAGTCATCGGCTGTCTCGAAGCCACTGTCAACAAATACTGGAACGAATGCAACTACTACCCCGATCACTTTGACGACTCCACTGGGTGCTACTGTCCCGAGCACAGTGTCCAATGGAATCTCAACCAGCACAGAGATTGCCAGCGGAGTGTTTGATACGTTGTTGAATGATGTGGTGATGAATGATGATCACTTGTACATCGATGAGATTCCATTATATGGTGAGGGAAGCACACTTGAGAGACTTGGGTTAAAGGGAAATAAAGATGCGGGTTTGAGTCTATGA
- the TSA1B gene encoding Tsa1bp (Putative peroxidase; orf19.7398.1 is contig-truncated fragment of gene identical to TSA1; Tsa1p and Tsa1Bp role under oxidative/reductive stress, hyphal cell wall formation; in hyphal nucleus, cell wall; yeast-form nucleus, cytoplasm) translates to MAPVVQQPAPSFKKTAVVDGVFEEVTLEQYKGKWVLLAFIPLAFTFVCPSEIIAYSEAVKKFAEKDAQVLFASTDSEYTWLAWTNVARKDGGIGKVDFPVLADTNHSLSRDYGVLIEEEGVALRGIFLIDPKGVLRQITINDLPVGRSVEESLRLLEAFQFTEKYGEVCPANWHPGDETIKPSPEASKEYFNKVNK, encoded by the coding sequence ATGGCTCCAGTCGTTCAACAACCAGCTCCAAGTTTCAAGAAAACCGCCGTCGTTGATGGTGTCTTTGAAGAAGTCACTTTAGAACAATACAAAGGTAAATGGGTCTTGTTGGCCTTTATTCCATTGGCCTTCACATTCGTCTGCCCATCAGAAATTATTGCTTATTCCGAAGCTGTAAAGAAATTTGCCGAAAAGGATGCTCAAGTTTTGTTTGCCTCTACTGACTCCGAATACACCTGGTTGGCTTGGACCAATGTCGCCAGAAAAGACGGTGGTATTGGCAAAGTCGACTTCCCAGTCTTGGCTGACACCAACCACTCCTTGTCCAGAGACTACGGTGTcttaattgaagaagaaggtgTTGCCTTGAGAGGtattttcttgattgaTCCAAAGGGTGTCTTGAGACAAATCACCATCAATGACTTGCCAGTCGGTAGATCTGTTGAAGAATCCTTGAGATTGTTGGAGGCTTTCCAATTCACTGAAAAATACGGTGAAGTTTGTCCAGCTAACTGGCACCCAGGTGATGAAACCATCAAGCCAAGCCCAGAAGCATCCAAGGAATACTTCAACAAAGTCAACAAATAA
- the APN1 gene encoding DNA-(apurinic or apyrimidinic site) lyase (Ortholog of S. cerevisiae Apn1; an AP endonuclease; transcript induced by interaction with macrophages; fungal-specific (no human or murine homolog)) — translation MPPKIKSVKPFKYERSGLSKFKFGAHVGMSGGISNAVLNAMDIGANSFALFLKSPRKWVSPDIKEEEIKKFHELCEKYGYNSRTDILPHGSYFINLGNPDPEKEEKAYGSFLDDLKRCEKLNIGMYNFHPGSSLDGDHKESLARLAKNINKAIEETEFVKIVIENMAGHGNLIGSNLQDIKDVIDMVEEKSRVGVCLDTCHSFAAGYDISDKEKFEDFLKQFDEIIGAEYLSAIHLNDSKAPLGANRDLHQKLGYGFLGLEVFRVIANSDRLKNIPIILETPVGNDDSVYGEEIKLLEWLEGRPIDNPEFIAKKDELSKLGSKERAEHLKKFEAKNAKAEKKSAKRKNGEDIMSALTKKAKKKE, via the exons ATGCCACCAAAAAT aaaatctGTCAAGCCATTCAAATATGAAAGGAGTGGTCTAAGTAAGTTTAAATTCGGTGCACATGTTGGAATGTCCGGTGGAATTTCAAACGCGGTACTCAACGCCATGGACATTGGTGCCAACAGCTTTGCATTGTTTCTAAAATCACCACGAAAATGGGTTTCTCCAGATATTAAAGAGGAGGAGATCAAGAAATTTCATGAACTATGTGAAAAATATGGTTATAATTCGAGAACAGACATTTTGCCACATGGCTCTTACTTTATTAATTTAGGTAACCCTGACCCtgaaaaggaagaaaaagcTTATGGATCATTTCtagatgatttgaaaagatgtgaaaaattaaacattGGAATGTATAATTTCCATCCTGGTTCCAGTTTGGATGGGGATCATAAAGAATCGTTGGCACGCTTGGCtaagaatataaataaagcAATTGAGGAAACTgaatttgttaaaattgTCATTGAAAACATGGCAGGTCATGGGAACTTGATTGGCTCTAATTTGCAAGACATCAAAGATGTGATTGATATGGTTGAAGAGAAATCTAGAGTTGGTGTGTGTTTGGATACATGTCACTCGTTTGCTGCCGGTTACGATATCTCGGATAAGGAgaaatttgaagattttttaaaacaatttgacGAGATAATAGGAGCTGAGTACCTAAGTGCTATTCatttaaatgattcaaaAGCGCCACTCGGTGCAAATCGAGACTTGCATCAAAAATTGGGATATGGCTTCTTGGGATTAGAGGTTTTCCGAGTGATTGCCAATAGTGATAGATTAAAAAACATTCCAATTATTTTAGAAACTCCAGTGGGAAATGATGACTCGGTTTATGGAGAAGAgatcaaattattagagTGGTTAGAGGGTAGACCTATTGACAACCCTGAATTTATCGCCAAAAAGGATGAACTTTCAAAACTAGGGAGCAAAGAACGTGCAGAAcatttaaagaaatttgaaGCAAAGAATGCTAAAGCTGAAAAGAAATCGGCTAAAAGAAAGAATGGTGAAGATATTATGAGTGCTCTTACTAAGaaagccaaaaaaaaggaataa
- a CDS encoding uncharacterized protein (Ortholog(s) have role in endonucleolytic cleavage in 5'-ETS of tricistronic rRNA transcript (SSU-rRNA, 5.8S rRNA and LSU-rRNA), more): MEHKTNHLDSSMSLFEKKKKEPHLHYTHVIQTLNFKPRVSTMSKVDTVLKEIISSTKSTEASVKELIAFVKDSSSQHPELVRNLLAKSNSSLEGVSLLGLKNESLVSYINNIVLVVLSHLERLESDSETGSSAVERSIIQRVTLEKGVKPLEKKLSYQLDKMIRAYGRMEQDEIKAEQKLNDRGSGENDENDENDSEEDSEEDSEDDSEDDELAYRPDASSFAKLTSAKTKSKPTSSAVSTSNEKYRPPKISAMAPPTAVKSHDLDANTTSSKNRKLQSMEEYLQEQSDMPMVEASVGSTIVEHGRGGVKTQHDRKKEREIQTYEEDNFVRLPTSQTKKSFKEKQRDIRNQFAGEDWSMFNNNKDVTRQGTSRKRKATTVWDKVKKKKNT, translated from the coding sequence ATGGAGCACAAAACGAACCATTTGGATTCTTCGATGagtttgtttgaaaaaaaaaaaaaagagccCCACTTACACTACACACACGTTATTCAAACCCTTAACTTCAAACCAAGAGTATCGACCATGTCAAAGGTAGACACTGTATTAAAGGAAATCATCTCGTCTACCAAGTCAACTGAAGCTTCAGTGAAAGAGTTGATAGCTTTTGTCAAGGACTCGTCTTCCCAACATCCAGAATTGGTGCGGAACTTGTTAGCAAAATCAAACCTGCTGTTAGAAGGGGTATCGTTGTTGGGGTTGAAAAACGAATCGTTGGTGTCctatatcaacaatatagtgcttgttgttttgtCTCATCTAGAGCGTCTAGAAAGCGATCTGGAGACGGGATCCAGCGCTGTCGAACGATCGATAATTCAAAGGGTGACATTGGAAAAGGGCGTTAAACCTCTAGAAAAGAAACTCAGTTATCAGTTGGATAAAATGATCAGGGCATATGGACGGATGGAACAAGACGAAATCAAAGCTGAACAGAAGTTAAACGATAGAGGAAGTGGGGAGAACGATGAGAACGATGAGAACGATTCTGAGGAAGATTCTGAAGAAGATTCTGAAGACGACTCTGAGGACGACGAATTGGCTTATAGACCAGATGCATCATCGTTTGCTAAATTGACATCGGCCAAAACCAAACTGAAACCAACATCATCAGCAGTCTCTACATCGAATGAAAAGTATAGACCACCAAAGATATCAGCAATGGCACCTCCAACTGCAGTAAAGAGCCACGACCTTGATGCCAACACCACGTCGTCAAAGAACCGTAAATTACAGAGCATGGAAGAGTACTTGCAAGAGCAAAGTGATATGCCAATGGTGGAGGCATCGGTGGGGTCTACAATTGTGGAGCATGGAAGAGGTGGTGTTAAAACACAGCACGATCGTAAGAAAGAACGAGAGATACAAACGTATGAAGAGGATAATTTTGTCAGACTACCAACCAGtcaaacaaagaaaagttTCAAGGAAAAACAACGTGATATCCGTAATCAATTTGCTGGTGAAGACTGGTCGAtgtttaataataacaagGATGTGACCCGTCAAGGCACATCGCGAAAGAGAAAGGCAACCACCGTTTGGGACAAAgtcaagaaaaagaagaatactTAG
- a CDS encoding dolichyl-diphosphooligosaccharide--protein glycotransferase (Ortholog(s) have role in protein N-linked glycosylation via asparagine, protein complex assembly and oligosaccharyltransferase complex localization): MYIVNYIIGLLLYIEVALCSSHSAIRLTELAKESQDYIIDVYNSDLSILEGPRDYFTVLLFTSSNADHNCKQCEGFKNVVTKVANSWFSDHTDSHLLTFITIDLNDPKNGKLFSLIGLQTVPHIWLVAPNPSRDYGDPNKILEDAHLEFKMPQVSQDKQTLEFAQFISEQLQKPILIRDTDALTKFIKTFVITFSVIIIIRKKGPSRITATKKKTIVSLVAIAIVLLFTCGYQFTIQNSVPFVAKSNNGDIVLISGGQYYQFGIETFLVGANYASLAGALLLLTYIGCYKVTERSFITSEDIRVLLVLLVTILIYLLYSCLTSIVLRKDQGYPYSFIKLF; the protein is encoded by the coding sequence ATGTATATTGTGAACTACATTATAGGACTTTTGCTATATATTGAAGTGGCCTTATGTAGCTCGCATTCAGCAATCAGATTAACAGAATTGGCCAAAGAAAGTCAAgattatattattgatgTTTACAATAGTGATTTATCGATTCTCGAAGGACCTAGAGATTATTTCAcagttttattatttacatCTTCGAATGCCGATCATAACTGTAAGCAATGTGAAGGATTCAAAAATGTTGTTACCAAAGTAGCGAATTCATGGTTTTCCGATCATACTGATTCCCATTTATTAACATTTATCACCATTGACTTAAATGATCCAAAGAATGGGAAACTTTTCAGTTTAATTGGCTTGCAAACAGTTCCTCATATCTGGTTAGTTGCTCCAAATCCGTCAAGAGACTATGGTGATCCAAACAAAATTCTTGAGGATGCTCACCTTGAATTTAAAATGCCTCAAGTATCACAGGATAAGCAGACATTAGAATTTGCTCAATTTATAAGTGAACAATTACAGAAACCTATTTTAATAAGAGATACAGATGCTTTGACCAAGTTCATAAAGACATTTGTCATTACTTTTTCggttattataataatcagAAAAAAGGGTCCAAGCAGGATTACTGcaactaaaaagaaaacgaTTGTAAGTTTAGTTGCAATTGCAATTGTTCTTTTGTTTACCTGTGGGTACCAGTTTACTATTCAAAACTCCGTGCCATTTGTCGCCAAGAGCAATAATGGTGATATTGTGTTGATCAGTGGGGGTCagtattatcaatttggaATTGAAACTTTCCTTGTCGGTGCCAATTATGCCCTGTTGGCAGGTGCGTTGTTATTACTAACCTACATTGGATGTTATAAAGTTACGGAGAGAAGTTTCATTACCAGTGAAGACATTAGAGTATTATTGGTCTTGTTAGTTACTAtcttgatttatttattgtaCAGTTGTTTAACAAGCATTGTGCTTAGAAAAGATCAGGGATATCCTTACAGctttatcaaattgttttaa
- a CDS encoding uracil-DNA glycosylase (Ortholog(s) have uracil DNA N-glycosylase activity, role in DNA repair and mitochondrion, nucleus localization), translating into MSKRVFITDFFRNKSDSNKKIKVVNKVKNENLVSKAQTVVESGKEVSDPVEYDQRNEKVQETTISSTPSDRLLESGGYADFCKEHHFDKVAWIKSLTVEQREILQLEINHLHITWLAFLHKELTKPYFIALKKFLKSQSNKTIFPPSDKIYSWSHLTPLPNVKCLILGQDPYHNYNQAHGLAFSVLEPTRPPPSLVNIYKTLAIDYPQFQIPDYNKLSKEGKPGGGNLTKWAERGVLMLNAVLTVEAHKANSHANQGWELFTEQVIKVAIDYHSKNNKGFVIMAWGSPAQKRVAKYSKQLSDSNHFLVLRTVHPSPLSAHRGFFDSKVFFKCNEWLAKHKKDKIDWGIIDGNIVE; encoded by the coding sequence atgtCCAAACGTGTATTCATTACTGATTTTTTCCGTAACAAGTCTGACtccaataaaaaaataaaggtAGTGAATAAagttaaaaatgaaaatttagTCTCCAAAGCTCAGACTGTAGTTGAATCTGGGAAAGAAGTTAGTGATCCTGTGGAATATGACCAACGAAACGAGAAAGTTCAAGAAACCACCATATCTTCAACTCCTAGTGATAGGCTACTTGAATCTGGAGGGTATGCTGATTTCTGTAAGGAGCACCACTTTGATAAAGTTGCATGGATCAAGTCATTGACAGTTGAGCAACGTGAAATCTTACAACTAGAGATTAATCATTTACATATAACGTGGCTTGCTTTTCTTCACAAAGAATTAACGAAACCATATTTCATAGctttgaaaaagtttttgaaaTCCCAACTGAACAAGACTATTTTCCCGCCTAGTGACAAAATATATTCGTGGTCACATTTGACTCCATTACCGAATGTCAAGTGTTTAATTTTAGGCCAAGATCCTTATCATAATTATAACCAGGCCCACGGGCTTGCATTTTCAGTATTGGAGCCGACCCGGCCACCACCATCTTTGGTGAACATTTACAAGACATTAGCAATTGATTATCcccaatttcaaattccagattacaacaaattatcaaaagaGGGCAAGCCCGGTGGGGGTAATTTGACAAAATGGGCTGAAAGAGGGGTATTGATGCTAAATGCGGTTCTTACAGTTGAAGCACATAAAGCCAACAGTCATGCTAATCAGGGATGGGAATTATTTACGGAACAAGTAATCAAGGTCGCCATTGATTATCATagcaaaaacaacaagGGTTTTGTTATTATGGCATGGGGATCTCCTGCCCAGAAAAGGGTCGCAAAATATAGCAAACAGCTAAGTGATAGCAAtcattttttggttttgcGAACTGTTCATCCTTCACCATTATCTGCTCATAGAGGGTTTTTTGATCTGAAggtttttttcaaatgtaACGAATGGCTAGCTAAACataaaaaagacaaaatcGACTGGGGCATTATTGACGGGAATATAGTAGAATGA
- the NSA2 gene encoding rRNA-processing protein (Putative protein constituent of 66S pre-ribosomal particles; Hap43-induced; repressed by prostaglandins) has translation MPQNEYIEQHIKKHGRRLDYEERKRKKEAREGHRVAKDAQTLKGWRAKQFAKKRYAEKVAMKKKIKAHQESKVKGPSTPKAEDGEALPTYLLDRQTNNTAKAISSSIKQKRLEKADKFQVPLPKVKGISEEEMFKVIKTGKSKSKSWKRMITKHTFVGEGFTRRPVKMERIIRPAALRQKKANVTHPELGVTVFLPILGVKKNPQSPMYTQLGVLTKGTIIEVNVSELGLVTAGGKVVWGKYAQITNEPDRDGCVNAVLLV, from the coding sequence ATGCCACAAAATGAGTATATTGAACAGCATATAAAGAAACACGGGAGAAGATTAGATtatgaagaaagaaagagaaagaaggaAGCCAGAGAGGGACATAGGGTGGCCAAGGATGCGCAGACATTGAAGGGTTGGAGAGCCAAACAATTTGCTAAGAAGAGATACGCTGAAAAGGTTGctatgaagaaaaagatcaaAGCTCATCAAGAAAGTAAAGTCAAGGGACCATCAACACCAAAGGCCGAAGATGGTGAGGCCTTGCCAACGTATTTATTAGATCGTCAAACTAACAATACGGCCAAGGCAATCTCAAGTTCgattaaacaaaaacgtTTAGAAAAAGCCGATAAATTCCAAGTTCCATTGCCTAAAGTTAAAGGTATTTCTGAAGAGGAAATGTTCAAAGTGATCAAAACCGGGAAGTCGAAATCAAAGTCATGGAAGAGAATGATCACCAAACATACTTTTGTTGGTGAAGGGTTCACTCGTAGACCAGTGAAAATGGAGAGAATCATCCGTCCTGCTGCATTAAGACAGAAGAAAGCCAATGTTACTCATCCTGAACTTGGGGTAACGGTATTTCTACCTATATTGGGGGTGAAAAAGAACCCGCAATCTCCAATGTATACACAGTTGGGTGTTTTAACAAAAGGTACGATTATAGAGGTCAACGTGTCGGAATTGGGGTTGGTAACTGCAGGGGGTAAAGTTGTTTGGGGTAAATACGCTCAAATCACCAATGAACCAGATAGAGACGGGTGCGTAAATGCTGTGTTATTAGTATAA
- the HNT2 gene encoding bis(5'-adenosyl)-triphosphatase (Putative dinucleoside triphosphate hydrolase; induced upon low-level peroxide stress) produces the protein MTSQEIYFYRFLVSKQVFYKSRYTYALVNLKPLVPGHVLVVPLRTNVLRFGDLSPEESVDYMHTLQLIHKFIQKVYKADSLNLAIQDGPESGQSVPHLHTHIIPRHKGDGYGDSIHTMLESKDLEREYQEFFQRKSQYQIDQMTKKNEFSKGDEERVARSESVMSEEAVWLARELEKFTV, from the coding sequence ATGACATCTCAAGAGATTTACTTTTACCGGTTCCTAGTGAGCAAGCAGGTATTCTACAAGTCAAGGTATACGTATGCGCTAGTGAATCTCAAGCCGTTGGTGCCAGGTCATGTGTTGGTGGTTCCTTTGCGTACCAATGTGTTACGGTTCGGCGACTTGTCGCCTGAAGAGTCTGTCGATTATATGCATACCTTGCAGTTGATCCACAAGTTTATACAAAAGGTTTACAAGGCTGACTCCTTAAACTTAGCAATACAAGATGGGCCCGAGTCTGGCCAATCGGTGCCACATTTGCATACCCACATCATACCCAGACACAAAGGTGACGGCTATGGTGACCTGATTCACACCATGTTGGAGAGCAAGGATCTTGAACGCGAATACCAGGAGTTCTTCCAGAGAAAGTCACAGTATCAGATTGACCAGATGACCAAAAAGAACGAATTCTCCAAAGGTGACGAGGAAAGGGTAGCAAGAAGTGAGTCTGTTATGAGTGAGGAAGCTGTGTGGTTGGCCCGTGAGttggaaaaatttacaGTGTAA